Proteins encoded in a region of the Zea mays cultivar B73 chromosome 4, Zm-B73-REFERENCE-NAM-5.0, whole genome shotgun sequence genome:
- the LOC100273306 gene encoding Cyclin-dependent kinase A-2 has product MDQYEKVEKIGEGTYGVVYKGKDRHTNETIALKKIRLEQEDEGVPSTAIREISLLKEMQHRNIVRLQDVVHNDKCIYLVFEYLDLDLKKHMDSSTDFKNHRIVKSFLYQILRGIAYCHSHRVLHRDLKPQNLLIDRRNNLLKLADFGLARAFGIPVRTFTHEVVTLWYRAPEILLGARHYSTPVDVWSVGCIFAEMVNQKALFPGDSEIDELFKIFRILGTPTKETWPGVASLPDYKSTFPKWPPVDLATVVPTLEPSGIDLLSKMLRLDPSKRITARAALEHDYFRDLEHA; this is encoded by the exons ATGGACCAG TACGAGAAGGTGGAGAAGATCGGGGAGGGCACGTACGGGGTGGTGTACAAGGGCAAGGACCGCCACACCAACGAGACGATCGCGCTCAAGAAGATCCGCCTCGAGCAGGAGGACGAGGGCGTCCCCTCCACCGCCATCCGCGAGATCTCCCTCCTCAAGGAGATGCAGCACCGCAACATCGTCAG GCTGCAGGACGTCGTGCACAACGACAAGTGCATCTACCTCGTCTTCGagtacctcgacctcgacctcaagaAGCACATGGACTCCTCCACGGACTTCAAGAACCACCGCATAGTCAAA TCCTTCCTCTACCAGATTCTGCGGGGCATCGCCTACTGCCACTCGCACCGCGTGCTCCACCGCGACCTGAAGCCGCAGAACCTGCTGATTGACCGCCGCAACAACCTCTTGAAGCTCGCGGACTTTGGACTGGCGAGGGCGTTCGGCATCCCTGTCCGGACGTTCACTCATGAG GTGGTGACGCTTTggtatagagcgcctgaaatcctTCTCGGTGCAAGGCATTATTCCACCCCTGTTGATGTGTGGTCAGTTGGTTGCATTTTCGCTGAAATGGTGAACCAGAAGGCGCTTTTTCCTGGCGACTCTGAGATCGATGAGCTGTTTAAGATTTTCAG AATTTTGGGCACTCCAACTAAAGAAACATGGCCAGGCGTTGCTTCGTTGCCTGATTACAAGTCAACTTTCCCAAAGTGGCCACCTGTG GATCTTGCAACGGTGGTCCCGACACTCGAACCGTCGGGAATCGATCTCCTATCT AAGATGCTGCGTCTAGATCCCAGCAAGAGGATCACCGCCCGCGCCGCCCTCGAGCACGACTACTTCAGGGACCTCGAGCACGCCTAG
- the LOC100192524 gene encoding Peroxisome biogenesis protein 16-like: MEAYKLWVRRNRDLVRSLESLANGLTWILPERFANSEIAPEAVYALLGIVSSVNQHIIDAPTENHSFASKEQSIPWGLVVSVLKDVEAVVEVAAQHFVGDDRKWSFLAVTEAVKAGVRLAAFRESGYKMLLQGGEVVNEEEVTVLENSYGVNGNGVPAIYPMDGHAENGHKTMAKGLDGKNGFVSKSLEKRAVAALNKFGENAKMMSDPMWIRRLQPTPEPTVMVAEKPTLASIWSAKGGTGRLFVLGEVVHIFRPLVYVLLIRKFGIKSWTPWLVSLAVELTSLGVHSHATDMNHRLGKVHQLSSAERDELKRRKMMWALYVMRDPFFASYSKRHLLKAEQVLNPVPLIGFLTGKLVELLEGIQTRYTYTSGS, translated from the exons ATGGAGGCGTACAAGCTCTGGGTGCGCAGGAACAGGGACCTCGTCCGATCCCTCGAGTCCCTCGCCAAC GGGCTCACATGGATACTCCCCGAGCGCTTCGCCAACTCTGAGATCGCACCGGAAGCAG TATATGCACTACTGGGTATTGTGAGTTCTGTCAATCAGCACATAATTGATGCGCCCACTGAGAATCACTCATTTGCCTCCAAGGAACAATCTATCCCATGGGGTCTTGTTGTCTCTGTACTAAAGGATGTGGAGGCggttgttgaggttgctgcccagCACTTTGTTGGCGATGATCGCAAGTGGAGCTTTCTTGCTGTTACAGAAGCAGTGAA AGCAGGTGTCAGGTTAGCTGCTTTTCGGGAGAGTGGATACAAGATGCTCTTACAAGGAGGGGAGGTGGTAAATGAAGAAGAGGTGACCGTTCTTGAAAATAGTTATGGAGTAAATGGTAATGGAGTACCAGCCATCTATCCGATGGATGGACATGCAGAAAATGGTCACAAAACTATGGCCAAGGGTCTGGATGGTAAAAATGGATTTGTATCTAAGAGTCTTGAGAAAAGAGCAGTAGCTGCTTTGAACAAATTTGGTGAGAACGCAAAGATGATGTCTGATCCTATGTGGATTCGGAGGCTCCAACCTACTCCTGAGCCAACTG TGATGGTTGCCGAGAAGCCAACTTTGGCAAGTATTTGGTCTGCTAAAGGCGGTACTGGGCGCTTGTTTGTTTTAGGGGAGGTTGTTCACATATTCAGGCCACTTGTATATGTACTTCTGATCAGAAAGTTTGGAATAAAATCGTGGACCCCGTGGCTAGTGTCGCTAGCTGTGGAACTCACAAGTCTAGGCGTCCATTCCCATGCAACCGATATGAATCACAGATTAGGAAAAGTGCATCAGCTCAGTTCTGCTGAGAGGGATGAG TTGAAAAGGCGAAAGATGATGTGGGCTCTTTATGTGATGAGAGATCCTTTCTTTGCCAGTTACAGCAA GCGTCACCTCCTGAAGGCTGAACAGGTTCTGAATCCGGTGCCATTGATTGGCTTCCTTACAG GGAAACTTGTAGAGCTACTGGAGGGGATTCAGACGAGATACACGTACACATCAGGTTCATAG
- the LOC100282728 gene encoding NADP-dependent D-sorbitol-6-phosphate dehydrogenase, whose product MAASVALSSGHRMPAVGLGVWRMEKADIRGLIHTALRVGYRHLDCAADYQNEAEVGDALAEAFQTGLVKREDLFITTKLWNSDHGHVLEACKDSLKKLQLDYLDLYLIHFPVATRHTGVGTTSSALGDDGVLDIDTTISLETTWHAMEELVSMGLVRSIGISNYDIFLTRDCLAYAKIKPAVNQIETHPYFQRDSLVKFCQKHGICVTAHTPLGGSTANAEWFGTVSCLDDPVIKSLADKYGKTPAQLVLRWGLQRDTVVIPKTSKVERLQENFDVFGFDISGEDMERMKAIDRKYRTNQPAKFWGIDLYA is encoded by the exons ATGGCGGCATCGGTGGCGCTGAGCAGCGGGCACCGGATGCCGGCGGTGGGGCTGGGCGTGTGGCGGATGGAGAAGGCGGACATCCGCGGCCTCATCCACACAGCGCTCCGCGTCGGCTACCGCCACCTGGACTGCGCCG CTGACTACCAGAACGAAGCTGAAGTTGGTGACGCGCTCGCAGAGGCATTCCAGACCGGACTCGTCAAGCGGGAGGACCTGTTCATCACAACCAAG CTGTGGAACTCAGACCATGGGCATGTGCTTGAAGCCTGCAAGGACAgcctgaagaagctgcagctagACTATCTCGACCTCTACCTCATCCATTTCCCAGTAGCCACTCGGCACACCG GAGTCGGCACGACTTCTAGCGCTCTGGGTGACGATGGCGTGCTGGACATCGACACCACTATCTCCCTGGAAACGACATGGCACGCGATGGAAGAGCTTGTTTCCATGGGGCTGGTGCGCAGCATTGGAATCAG CAACTACGACATCTTCCTCACCAGAGACTGCCTGGCCTACGCCAAGATAAAGCCGGCGGTGAACCAGATCGAGACGCACCCCTACTTCCAGCGCGACTCACTTGTCAAGTTCTGCCAGAAGCACGGGATCTGCGTGACCGCGCACACCCCGCTGGGTGGCTCCACCGCCAACGCCGAGTGGTTCGGGACGGTCTCGTGCCTGGACGACCCTGTCATCAAG AGCTTGGCTGATAAGTACGGCAAGACGCCGGCGCAGCTCGTCCTCCGCTGGGGTCTGCAGCGGGACACGGTGGTGATCCCCAAGACCTCCAAGGTGGAGAGGCTGCAGGAGAACTTTGACGTCTTCGGTTTCGACATCTCCGGCGAGGACATGGAGAGGATGAAGGCCATCGACCGGAAGTACCGGACTAACCAGCCTGCCAAGTTCTGGGGCATCGACCTCTATGCTTAG